Proteins co-encoded in one Ananas comosus cultivar F153 linkage group 15, ASM154086v1, whole genome shotgun sequence genomic window:
- the LOC109721071 gene encoding leucoanthocyanidin reductase-like, with amino-acid sequence MPSAPPSAAVAAAAADTDVSGPALIVGATGYIGRFVAEACLDSGRTTYILLRPGGGASPARAAAVDALREKGAVVIEGSVDNKELVEEKLKEHSIEVVISVMGGPNILDQLTLIDAIKSVPTIKRFLPSEFGHDIDKASPVEPGLSFYEEKRRVRRAAEAAGIPYTCICCNSIAGWPYFDNTHPSEVPPPLDRLQIYGDGTVKAFFVAGSDIGKFTIKAAYDLRALNKIVHFRPACNLLNMNEMASLWESKIGRALPRATLSEEDLLALAAAENCIPASIVAALTHDIFINGCQTNFSIDGIKDIEISWLYPDAPFRTVDECFDEHAASLPLDQISLESSPSDPVVKRLPVPPTCA; translated from the exons ATGCCTAGTGCacctccctccgccgccgtcgccgccgccgccgccgatacCGATGTCTCCGGCCCGGCTCTCATCGTCGGCGCCACCGGCTACATCGGCCGCTTCGTCGCCGAGGCCTGCCTCGACAGCGGCCGGACAACCTACATTCTCCTCCGCCCTGGCGGCGGCGCCTCCCccgcccgcgccgccgccgtcgacgCCCTCCGCGAAAAGGGCGCCGTCGTTATCGAG ggcTCAGTGGACAACAAAGAATTGGTAGAGGAGAAGCTAAAGGAGCACAGCATTGAAGTAGTGATCTCAGTGATGGGAGGGCCCAACATTCTTGATCAGCTAACCCTAATTGATGCTATTAAATCTGTACCAACCATCAAG AGGTTCTTGCCGTCGGAGTTCGGGCACGACATCGACAAGGCGAGCCCGGTGGAGCCGGGGCTGAGCTTCTACGAGGAGAAGCGGCGGGTGCGGCGGGCCGCCGAGGCTGCGGGGATCCCCTACACCTGCATCTGTTGCAATTCCATCGCCGGATGGCCGTATTTCGACAACACCCACCCCTCCGAGGTGCCGCCGCCGCTCGACCGGCTCCAGATCTACGGTGACGGCACCGTCAAAG CTTTCTTCGTGGCCGGGAGCGACATCGGGAAGTTCACGATAAAAGCGGCGTACGATCTGCGCGCGCTGAACAAAATAGTTCACTTTCGCCCGGCCTGCAATCTCCTCAACATGAACGAGATGGCGTCGCTGTGGGAGAGCAAGATCGGACGAGCGCTGCCGCGAGCCACGCTGAGTGAGGAAGACTTGCTTGCCCTGGCTGCAG CAGAGAACTGCATTCCGGCGAGCATCGTCGCAGCTCTAACGCACGACATATTCATCAACGGTTGCCAGACCAATTTCTCGATCGACGGCATCAAAGACATCGAGATCAGTTGGCTCTACCCTGACGCGCCGTTCCGAACCGTCGACGAGTGCTTCGACGAGCACGCGGCCAGCCTCCCCCTGGACCAAATCAGCCTGGAGAGCAGCCCAAGTGATCCTGTAGTCAAAAGATTGCCCGTTCCACCCACATGCgcctaa
- the LOC109721833 gene encoding zinc finger protein VAR3, chloroplastic → MASPKLRPLISSLLRPRRNPISSSSSISILLFSTSAAAAAADGPAAAAAEHPWPEWERFLEKLRSKGYFNDRPGPAAAAAAAAAAEASAEMNRAKNACLKFARERFDILGSLPKHDIQAVVECGCPNLFPKVVNSAKRLRSLLKLDEGDVCSSCDLRGSCDKAYVIPKEDEGARTVDVVRILMSYAVNAAGPPEGEESIKENVQESVRKLLSEIILLSDTTIDPSLPKPILDPPSQKAPSQRISKQDDQSSGIEMKKGDWLCPSCNFLNFARNLRCLECKKAGPRKEERIIEMKLGDWTCPKCEFMNFARKKQCHRCEERRPKRQLIPGDWECPSCDFVNFRRNKVCIKCNCARPEAEEGGTQFEDYVLRRPLTSAKNNTSKFGDDECEVEGRR, encoded by the exons ATGGCTTCTCCCAAGCTCCGGCCCctcatctcctctctcctccgTCCTCGCCGCAACCCtatctcttcctcctcctccatctccaTCCTGCTCttctccacctccgccgccgccgccgccgccgatggccccgcggcggcggcggcggagcaccCGTGGCCGGAGTGGGAGCGCTTCCTCGAGAAGCTGCGGAGCAAGGGCTACTTCAACGACAGGCccggccccgccgccgccgccgccgccgccgccgctgcggagGCTTCGGCGGAGATGAATCGGGCGAAGAACGCGTGCCTCAAGTTCGCGCGCGAGCGATTCGACATCCTCGG CTCTTTGCCCAAACATGATATTCAAGCTGTTGTTGAGTGTGGATGTCCCAATCTCTTTCCGAAAGTCGTCAATTCGGCAAAGCGGTTGAGATCACTTCTTAAGCTTGACGAAGGAGAT GTTTGTAGTTCTTGCGATCTACGTGGATCTTGTGATAAAGCTTATGTCATTCCAAAGGAAGATGAAGGAGCTCGCACTGTGGACGTAGTGCGTATTTTGATGAGTTATGCAGTAAATGCAGCCGGTCCCCCAGAAGGAGAAGAGTCCATCAAAGAGAATGTTCAAGAATCTGTAAGAAAGCTACTGTCGGAGATTATTTTACTCAGTGACACAACCATTGATCCATCCCTTCCAAAACCAATATTAGATCCTCCCAGTCAAAAGGCACCGTCTCAGAGGATCAGCAAGCAGGATGATCAATCATCTGGTATTGAAATGAAGAAAGGCGATTGGTTATGCCCCAG TTgcaatttcttaaattttgccCGAAATTTGCGGTGCCTGGAATGCAAAAAAGCAGGACCAAGGAAAGAAGAACGGATCATCGAAATGAAGTTGGGGGACTGGACTTGCCCAAA ATGTGAATTTATGAACTTCGCCCGCAAAAAGCAGTGCCATCGATGTGAGGAGCGTCGGCCAAAAAGGCAGTTGATCCCCGGAGACTGGGAATGCCCCTC GTGCGATTTTGTGAACTTCAGGAGAAACAAGGTTTGTATTAAGTGCAACTGCGCTCGTCCCGAAGCCGAAGAAGGGGGAACTCAGTTTGAAGACTACGTATTGAGGAGGCCGTTGACGTCTGCGAAGAACAACACTTCTAAGTTTGGAGACGATGAGTGTGAAGTCgagggaagaagatga